A single region of the Streptomyces sp. NBC_00425 genome encodes:
- the abc-f gene encoding ribosomal protection-like ABC-F family protein: protein MISASGIELRAGARILIENASFRVAKGDRIGLVGRNGAGKTTLTKVLAGEGIPAGGTVTRSGEVGYLPQDPRTGDLDVLARDRILSARGLDVLIRKMRENEQRIANGSGATRDKAMRQYERQETEFLTKGGYSAEAEAATIAAALNLPDRVLGQPLHTLSGGQRRRVELARILFSDADTLLLDEPTNHLDADSIVWLRDYLKTYRGGFIVISHDVDLVETVVNKVFYLDANRSQIDVYNMGWRLYQQQRESDEKRRKRERQNAEKKAAALHSQADKMRAKATKTVAAQNMARRADKLLSGLEAVRASDKVAKLRFPEPAPCGKTPLMAEGLSKSYGSLEIFTDVDLAIDKGSRVVILGLNGAGKTTLLRLLGGAEQPDTGEVVAGHGLKLGYYAQEHETLDPQRTVLENMRSAAPDLDLVEVRKTLGSFLFSGDDVDKPAGVLSGGEKTRLALATLVVSSANVLLLDEPTNNLDPASREEILGALRTYKGAVVLVTHDEGAVEALQPERIILLPDGVEDLWGADYADLVALA, encoded by the coding sequence GTGATCTCCGCCTCCGGCATCGAGCTGCGCGCCGGCGCCCGCATCCTCATCGAGAACGCCTCCTTCCGTGTGGCCAAGGGCGACCGCATCGGTCTGGTCGGGCGCAACGGCGCCGGCAAGACGACGCTGACCAAGGTCCTGGCCGGCGAGGGCATCCCGGCGGGCGGCACCGTCACCCGCTCCGGAGAGGTCGGCTACCTCCCGCAGGACCCCCGCACCGGCGACCTCGACGTCCTCGCGCGCGACCGCATCCTCTCCGCGCGCGGCCTCGACGTTTTGATCCGCAAGATGCGCGAGAACGAGCAGCGGATCGCCAACGGCTCGGGCGCCACGCGCGACAAGGCGATGCGCCAGTACGAGCGCCAGGAGACGGAGTTCCTCACCAAGGGCGGATACTCCGCCGAGGCCGAGGCCGCCACCATCGCCGCCGCGCTCAACCTGCCCGACCGGGTGCTCGGCCAGCCCCTGCACACGCTCTCCGGCGGTCAGCGCCGCCGCGTGGAGCTCGCCCGCATCCTCTTCTCCGACGCGGACACGCTGCTTCTCGACGAGCCGACCAACCACCTCGACGCCGACTCGATCGTCTGGCTGCGCGACTACCTCAAGACCTACCGCGGCGGCTTCATCGTCATCAGCCACGACGTCGACCTGGTCGAGACGGTCGTCAACAAGGTGTTCTACCTGGACGCCAACCGCTCCCAGATCGACGTCTACAACATGGGCTGGCGGCTCTACCAGCAGCAGCGCGAGTCAGACGAGAAGCGCCGCAAGCGGGAGCGGCAGAACGCCGAGAAGAAGGCCGCCGCGCTGCACTCGCAGGCCGACAAGATGCGCGCCAAGGCCACCAAGACGGTCGCCGCGCAGAACATGGCCCGCCGCGCCGACAAGCTGCTCTCCGGCCTGGAGGCCGTGCGCGCCTCCGACAAGGTCGCCAAGCTCCGCTTCCCCGAGCCCGCCCCCTGCGGCAAGACGCCCCTGATGGCCGAGGGCCTGTCGAAGTCCTACGGCTCGCTGGAGATCTTCACCGACGTCGACCTGGCCATCGACAAGGGCTCGCGCGTCGTCATCCTCGGTCTGAACGGCGCCGGCAAGACGACCCTGCTGCGGCTGCTCGGCGGCGCCGAGCAGCCCGACACGGGTGAGGTCGTCGCCGGTCACGGTCTCAAGCTCGGCTACTACGCGCAGGAGCACGAGACGCTCGACCCGCAGCGCACGGTCCTGGAGAACATGCGGTCCGCCGCCCCCGACCTGGACCTGGTCGAGGTCCGCAAGACGCTCGGCTCGTTCCTGTTCTCCGGCGACGACGTCGACAAGCCCGCCGGCGTCCTCTCCGGCGGTGAGAAGACCCGGCTGGCCCTCGCGACCCTGGTGGTCTCCTCCGCCAACGTGCTGCTGCTCGACGAGCCCACCAACAACCTCGACCCGGCCAGCCGCGAGGAGATCCTCGGCGCGCTGCGCACCTACAAGGGCGCGGTCGTCCTCGTCACGCACGACGAGGGCGCGGTGGAGGCACTGCAGCCCGAGCGGATCATCCTGCTCCCCGACGGCGTCGAGGACCTGTGGGGCGCCGACTACGCGGACCTGGTCGCCCTGGCCTGA